In the genome of Limnothrix sp. FACHB-406, one region contains:
- the rlmN gene encoding 23S rRNA (adenine(2503)-C(2))-methyltransferase RlmN, translating to MAPAPIALNTAAQTDSQILQSRPDRQPLPPLLGGSLTELTQWVKDQGQPAYRAKQLHQWIYERGARSLMDITVFPKNWREAAADIPIGRSELHHRSESHDGTVKFLLKMTDGQIVETVGIPTRDRLTVCVSSQVGCAMACDFCATGKGGFVRNLSRSEILDQVLTVQEDFDRRVSNVVFMGMGEPLHNPAAVLSATRSLNQDIGIGKRYITISTVGIPGRIRQLANERLQATLAVSLHAPNQEIRESIVPSAAQYPIEELIEDCRDYAAETSRRVTFEYILLAGVNDSRDCAAELAELLRGFQAHVNLIPYNPIAEVDYQRSDPMRVRDFMQTLDDRRVAVSVRRTRGLESDAACGQLRANLGKTTGKIGRFGGDRRR from the coding sequence ATGGCTCCCGCCCCGATCGCCCTGAACACCGCCGCCCAAACCGATTCGCAGATTTTGCAGTCCCGCCCCGATCGTCAGCCCCTGCCGCCGCTGTTGGGCGGCTCCCTCACGGAACTGACCCAATGGGTGAAAGACCAGGGCCAGCCCGCTTACCGCGCCAAGCAGTTGCACCAATGGATCTACGAACGCGGGGCCCGATCGCTGATGGATATCACCGTCTTCCCCAAAAACTGGCGAGAAGCGGCCGCCGACATCCCGATCGGTCGATCGGAGCTGCACCACCGCTCCGAAAGCCATGACGGAACCGTGAAATTCCTGCTGAAAATGACCGACGGGCAAATCGTGGAAACCGTGGGCATTCCCACCCGCGATCGGCTGACGGTTTGCGTCTCATCCCAAGTGGGCTGCGCCATGGCTTGCGATTTTTGCGCCACGGGCAAGGGCGGCTTTGTGCGGAACCTGTCGCGATCGGAAATTTTGGATCAAGTGCTGACCGTCCAAGAAGACTTCGATCGCCGGGTCAGCAATGTGGTGTTCATGGGCATGGGTGAACCGCTGCATAACCCCGCCGCTGTGCTGAGTGCAACGCGATCGCTCAACCAAGACATCGGCATCGGCAAGCGCTACATCACCATTTCCACCGTGGGCATTCCCGGCCGAATTCGGCAGCTCGCCAACGAACGGCTGCAAGCCACCTTGGCCGTCAGCCTCCACGCGCCCAACCAGGAAATTCGTGAATCGATCGTCCCCAGTGCCGCCCAATACCCGATTGAAGAGCTGATCGAAGACTGCCGCGACTATGCCGCCGAAACCAGCCGCCGCGTCACTTTTGAATACATCCTGTTGGCAGGGGTCAACGACAGCCGCGACTGTGCCGCCGAGCTAGCGGAGTTGTTGCGCGGGTTCCAAGCCCACGTCAACCTAATTCCCTACAACCCGATCGCGGAGGTGGACTACCAGCGCTCCGACCCGATGCGCGTGCGGGACTTCATGCAAACCCTGGACGATCGCCGCGTCGCCGTCAGTGTTCGCCGCACCCGGGGCCTGGAGTCGGACGCAGCCTGTGGCCAACTCCGCGCCAACCTGGGCAAAACCACCGGCAAAATCGGCCGCTTTGGGGGCGATCGTCGCCGCTAG
- the rnc gene encoding ribonuclease III, with protein sequence MSNQNWGKETITRGLELLRQGLFPFIQEAMQAGYGDDWAKNSLQSLPKQRTAQPILKNYSPIKIISEDVANLLTILDKNYTKVFKDRLSKSDKVLVNELQEIRNQWAHESEFPTADVYRSLDSIRRLLQAIGSPLLEEVVTQQNEALLALSHQNQAQQWGRNPNTQADRQFQEQCDRLISQIPFQNRSLLNQALTHRSYKNEHPSSGDDNERLEFLGDSVLGLVVAEYIHNKHPYLTEGELTQIKSRIVENTQLEFFASQLNLSDCLRLGNGLKRDQKISQKNSVLANAFEALIGAYYLDSGLAAVQAFFWPKLDQVIDKLGYEGATARHPKNALQEFLQQPGNSAIFGSVDELVYCRSPQGPPWTVLVQIAHFPYGQGIGDTIKAAETQAAIATLAMLKAEGVEVDRP encoded by the coding sequence ATGTCAAACCAAAACTGGGGAAAGGAAACGATCACCCGTGGTCTAGAACTTCTGCGCCAGGGATTGTTTCCTTTCATTCAAGAAGCCATGCAGGCAGGGTATGGTGATGATTGGGCCAAAAATTCTCTACAGTCTTTGCCTAAGCAGCGAACAGCCCAACCAATTCTAAAAAACTATTCTCCTATCAAAATCATCAGTGAAGATGTAGCTAATTTACTAACAATTCTAGATAAAAATTACACCAAGGTCTTTAAAGACCGATTAAGCAAAAGCGACAAAGTTCTAGTGAATGAACTTCAGGAAATTCGTAACCAGTGGGCCCATGAATCGGAATTTCCCACGGCAGATGTTTATCGATCGCTCGATAGCATTCGTCGGTTACTACAGGCCATCGGCTCGCCTCTATTGGAAGAGGTAGTAACCCAGCAAAATGAAGCATTGCTAGCCTTGAGTCATCAAAACCAAGCGCAGCAATGGGGACGAAACCCTAACACGCAAGCAGACCGACAGTTTCAAGAGCAGTGCGATCGCCTCATTTCTCAAATTCCGTTCCAGAATCGCAGCCTCCTGAACCAGGCTTTGACCCATAGGTCTTATAAGAATGAACACCCAAGCAGTGGTGATGACAATGAACGGCTGGAGTTTTTAGGCGATTCCGTTTTGGGGTTGGTGGTGGCTGAGTATATCCACAATAAACACCCATACCTCACTGAAGGGGAACTAACTCAGATCAAGTCTCGAATTGTAGAGAATACACAACTTGAGTTCTTTGCCAGTCAGCTTAATTTGAGTGATTGTCTGAGGCTGGGAAATGGGCTTAAGCGTGATCAGAAGATCAGTCAAAAGAACTCGGTTCTTGCTAATGCCTTTGAAGCATTAATCGGAGCCTACTATCTTGATTCTGGTTTGGCAGCAGTTCAGGCATTCTTCTGGCCAAAGCTTGATCAAGTGATCGATAAACTGGGTTACGAAGGCGCAACAGCCCGACATCCTAAAAATGCTCTTCAGGAATTTCTACAACAGCCAGGAAATTCAGCAATATTCGGTTCGGTTGATGAGTTAGTCTATTGTCGATCTCCACAAGGCCCACCCTGGACAGTGCTCGTCCAAATTGCTCATTTCCCCTACGGTCAAGGCATTGGTGACACGATCAAAGCGGCAGAAACCCAAGCGGCGATCGCAACTTTAGCTATGCTGAAAGCGGAAGGGGTTGAGGTCGATCGCCCGTGA
- a CDS encoding Uma2 family endonuclease yields the protein MIAIVPNTEPIAHWQPTSWETYLATIALAEQESSRSPKGYYYQGRMLLEMAAIGNPHARDHYILLAAIALYSSLLGLDLDGHDNCTYRRSGELEVQPDASFHVGDRANLIPWDETIVDLDRYPAPDLAIEVAYSSLGDDLGEKRLIYEEIGVQEYWVVDVQNVRLLAFSMIGKGSERITRSRVLPGLDLTLLQEAFHRSRTTNHGQVTRWLLQEFQQAIAANSTNPTSLDPQ from the coding sequence GTGATTGCCATCGTTCCAAATACTGAGCCGATCGCCCATTGGCAGCCCACAAGCTGGGAAACTTACCTGGCCACGATCGCCCTGGCCGAGCAAGAATCCAGTCGATCGCCCAAAGGCTATTACTACCAAGGCAGGATGTTATTGGAGATGGCAGCGATCGGGAATCCCCACGCTCGGGATCACTACATTCTGTTGGCAGCGATTGCCCTCTACAGCAGCCTGCTGGGTCTGGATTTGGATGGCCACGACAATTGCACCTATCGCCGATCGGGCGAATTGGAAGTGCAGCCCGATGCCTCGTTTCATGTGGGCGATCGGGCTAATTTAATTCCTTGGGATGAAACAATTGTCGATTTAGATCGCTATCCCGCTCCAGATTTGGCGATCGAAGTGGCCTACAGCTCCTTGGGGGATGATTTGGGCGAAAAACGGCTGATTTATGAAGAAATCGGCGTTCAAGAATATTGGGTGGTGGACGTGCAAAACGTGCGGCTGTTGGCCTTCAGCATGATCGGAAAGGGAAGTGAACGCATTACCCGATCGCGCGTGTTGCCCGGTTTGGATTTGACGCTGTTGCAAGAGGCTTTTCATCGCAGCCGCACCACCAATCACGGCCAAGTCACCCGCTGGTTACTGCAAGAATTTCAACAGGCGATCGCGGCAAATTCCACCAACCCCACCAGCCTCGATCCCCAGTAG
- a CDS encoding sirohydrochlorin chelatase: MLNVSVKSAESVEAIAPSTPDKFPLLLIGHGTRDDDGRRTFMEFVEAFAAYDTSRPVVPCFLELTEPSIQEGVDRMVAMGYQEMTALPVLLFAARHNKFDVTNELDRARARHPELKFHYGRHFGVADRLVELWRSRLDELDRQSEIPRDESVLLFVGRGASDPDANGDAYKLARVLWEGSGFKGLELCFSGITHPRLDAGWERAWTWNPKRVVVLPHFLFTGALMKRIHGYSDQARLDRPDVQIQSLPEIGLDPVLFELVKEREQEAIAGQVAMNCELCKFRRAVSRNLLGLGQDDGEAIAPDAMASGHHHHDHGHSHDHGHHAHSHGHSHDHGHSHGHSHGHDHSHGHGHSHDAPDPYATQNDYHEKAWRVP; the protein is encoded by the coding sequence ATGCTGAATGTGTCTGTTAAGTCCGCTGAGTCCGTTGAAGCGATCGCCCCGTCTACCCCTGACAAGTTTCCGCTGCTGTTGATTGGTCACGGCACGCGCGACGACGATGGCCGCCGCACCTTCATGGAGTTTGTGGAAGCCTTTGCGGCCTATGACACCTCGCGGCCCGTCGTTCCTTGTTTTTTGGAGTTGACGGAACCGTCGATTCAAGAAGGGGTCGATCGAATGGTGGCCATGGGCTACCAGGAAATGACCGCTCTGCCGGTGTTGCTGTTTGCGGCGCGGCACAACAAGTTTGATGTGACCAATGAACTCGATCGCGCCCGGGCCCGCCATCCGGAGCTGAAGTTCCACTATGGTCGCCATTTTGGTGTGGCCGATCGCCTGGTGGAATTGTGGCGATCGCGCTTGGATGAACTCGATCGGCAAAGTGAAATCCCCCGCGATGAATCAGTGTTGCTGTTCGTGGGTCGTGGCGCTTCGGATCCCGATGCCAATGGCGATGCTTATAAGTTGGCGCGGGTGCTCTGGGAAGGCAGCGGCTTCAAGGGATTGGAGCTGTGTTTTAGTGGCATCACCCATCCGCGTTTGGATGCGGGTTGGGAACGGGCTTGGACTTGGAACCCCAAACGGGTGGTGGTGTTGCCGCACTTCCTGTTCACGGGGGCACTGATGAAGCGGATTCACGGCTATTCCGACCAAGCGCGGCTCGATCGCCCCGATGTGCAAATCCAATCCCTGCCGGAAATTGGCTTAGATCCCGTCTTGTTTGAGTTGGTGAAGGAGCGGGAACAGGAGGCGATCGCTGGTCAGGTGGCCATGAACTGCGAGCTATGCAAGTTCCGCCGGGCCGTCAGCCGCAATCTGTTGGGCTTGGGTCAGGATGATGGCGAGGCGATCGCCCCGGACGCGATGGCGAGCGGACATCATCACCACGATCACGGCCATAGTCACGATCACGGGCATCATGCCCACAGCCATGGGCATAGTCATGATCACGGCCACAGCCATGGGCATAGCCACGGCCATGATCATAGTCATGGGCATGGACACAGCCACGACGCACCCGACCCCTACGCCACCCAAAACGACTATCACGAAAAGGCTTGGCGGGTTCCCTAG
- the rpsR gene encoding 30S ribosomal protein S18, with protein sequence MAYYRRRVSPLKPEEPIDYKDVDLLRRFITERGKILPRRVTGLTAKQQRDLAVAIKRARILALLPFINKEA encoded by the coding sequence ATGGCTTACTATCGTCGTCGCGTTTCTCCCCTCAAACCCGAAGAGCCGATCGACTACAAAGACGTTGACCTGCTGCGTCGCTTCATCACCGAGCGCGGCAAAATCCTGCCCCGTCGTGTAACCGGTCTGACGGCCAAGCAACAACGCGATTTGGCTGTAGCCATCAAGCGCGCCCGCATCCTAGCCCTGCTGCCATTCATCAACAAAGAAGCCTAG
- the rpmG gene encoding 50S ribosomal protein L33: MAKGKDVRLVITLECTECRTNTDKRSPGVSRYTTQKNRRNTTARLELKKFCPHCNKHTVHREIK; the protein is encoded by the coding sequence GTGGCTAAAGGTAAAGACGTACGGCTCGTGATCACCCTGGAGTGCACCGAGTGCCGCACCAACACCGACAAGCGCTCGCCCGGCGTGTCGCGCTACACCACCCAAAAGAACCGCCGCAACACCACCGCGCGTTTGGAACTGAAAAAGTTCTGCCCCCACTGCAACAAGCACACAGTGCACCGCGAAATTAAGTAA
- a CDS encoding RDD family protein → MRDRLEPAPYLPRVPLWRRGVATAIDAVIAGLFSSLLGAGFELPVFVILWLLVRVVMVANNRGQSIGRLAMDIKLVNPRTRRLPTMVELTQREGIVGIEAWLALQGLSLLSQVNPVALLCLAPAIVDGIVTATDESRQQQSFHDRLIGSIVVQTSRGFSLDLKVQRWYRLLRDRTERFMRR, encoded by the coding sequence ATGCGCGATCGCCTTGAACCTGCTCCTTACCTTCCCCGTGTGCCCCTGTGGCGGCGTGGTGTGGCCACGGCGATCGATGCGGTCATTGCGGGACTGTTCAGCAGCCTGTTGGGAGCCGGGTTTGAACTGCCGGTTTTTGTGATCCTGTGGCTCCTGGTGCGGGTGGTGATGGTAGCCAATAATCGCGGCCAAAGCATTGGGCGATTGGCCATGGATATCAAACTGGTGAACCCCCGCACCCGCCGCCTGCCAACGATGGTGGAGCTGACCCAACGGGAGGGCATCGTGGGCATTGAAGCTTGGCTGGCCTTGCAGGGATTGTCCCTGTTGTCACAGGTGAACCCGGTGGCGCTGCTTTGTTTGGCTCCGGCAATTGTCGATGGCATTGTGACGGCTACGGATGAAAGCCGCCAACAACAGTCCTTTCACGATCGCCTGATTGGGTCGATTGTGGTGCAAACTTCTCGGGGGTTTTCCCTAGATTTGAAGGTGCAACGGTGGTATCGTCTCCTGCGCGATCGAACTGAGCGTTTTATGCGAAGATAG
- a CDS encoding biopolymer transporter ExbD: MNFLDSDDDPPLQINVTPMVDVIFAILAFFVVATAFLTRSRGLPVNLPSAATGQAQTQSMPVVTVDAAGNLAVDRQPIPIEQLPTLVQAKLGPRTPEQPLRTVAIEADRAVSHGRVVEVMDRLRQIPNLQLAIATRSSDP; this comes from the coding sequence ATGAATTTTCTAGATTCGGATGATGATCCGCCCCTCCAAATTAACGTCACGCCCATGGTGGACGTGATTTTTGCAATTCTGGCGTTTTTTGTGGTGGCTACGGCTTTCTTGACCCGATCGCGGGGTTTGCCGGTGAACTTGCCCAGCGCCGCCACAGGCCAAGCCCAAACCCAGTCAATGCCAGTGGTGACGGTGGATGCGGCGGGAAATTTGGCAGTCGATCGACAGCCGATCCCGATCGAACAATTACCCACCCTGGTGCAGGCAAAGTTGGGGCCTCGCACCCCAGAGCAGCCCTTGCGCACCGTGGCCATTGAGGCCGATCGAGCCGTGAGCCACGGGCGAGTGGTGGAAGTGATGGATCGGTTGCGCCAAATCCCCAACCTGCAATTGGCGATCGCGACGCGATCGAGCGACCCCTAA
- a CDS encoding peroxiredoxin, with protein sequence MLDRVPDVVFKTRVRDESVPGPNPFRWQDLSTQDLFGGKRVVLFSLPGAFTPTCSTSHLPRYEELYEEIKSLGVDAVVCLSVNDAFVMFQWGKQQNAQNVFLLPDGNGEFTRKMGMLVDKSNLGFGMRSWRYSMVVNDGAIEKMFIEPGYGDNAPSDPFEVSDADTMLAYLKSVQS encoded by the coding sequence ATGCTCGATCGTGTCCCCGATGTTGTGTTCAAAACCCGCGTCCGCGATGAGTCCGTGCCGGGCCCTAACCCCTTCCGTTGGCAAGATCTCAGCACCCAAGACCTCTTCGGTGGCAAGCGCGTTGTGTTGTTTTCGCTGCCGGGTGCTTTCACGCCCACCTGTTCCACCAGCCATCTGCCGCGCTACGAAGAACTCTATGAAGAAATTAAGAGCCTAGGCGTGGATGCGGTGGTTTGTTTGTCGGTGAATGATGCCTTTGTGATGTTTCAATGGGGCAAACAACAAAACGCCCAGAATGTCTTCTTGCTGCCCGATGGCAATGGGGAATTTACTCGCAAGATGGGCATGTTGGTAGACAAGTCCAATCTGGGTTTTGGGATGCGTTCCTGGCGCTATTCCATGGTGGTCAATGACGGCGCGATCGAAAAGATGTTCATTGAACCTGGCTATGGAGACAATGCTCCCAGCGATCCTTTTGAAGTTTCTGATGCTGATACGATGCTGGCTTACTTGAAGTCGGTGCAGTCATAA
- the atpC gene encoding ATP synthase F1 subunit epsilon — translation MSLTVRVISPDKTVWDNQAEEVILPSTTGQLGILPGHAPLLTALGTGVMRVRVSKDWLPIALMGGFAEIEDNEVTVLVNGAERGDSIDRSAAQAEYTDAEARVAAANSPQEKIKATQALKRARARVQAAGGTV, via the coding sequence ATGAGCTTAACAGTTCGTGTTATTTCCCCAGACAAGACCGTTTGGGATAACCAGGCAGAGGAAGTGATCCTGCCGAGTACCACAGGACAGTTAGGCATCCTACCCGGCCACGCGCCGCTGCTGACGGCGTTGGGCACGGGAGTGATGCGTGTTCGGGTCAGCAAGGATTGGTTGCCGATCGCCCTGATGGGTGGCTTTGCTGAAATCGAAGATAACGAAGTGACGGTGCTGGTGAATGGAGCCGAACGGGGTGACTCGATCGACCGTTCCGCCGCCCAAGCAGAATATACCGACGCAGAAGCTCGGGTAGCTGCCGCTAACAGTCCTCAAGAGAAAATTAAGGCAACCCAAGCCCTCAAACGCGCCCGTGCTCGGGTGCAGGCGGCTGGTGGCACGGTTTAG
- the atpD gene encoding F0F1 ATP synthase subunit beta: protein MVTTTEKTNVGYITQVIGPVIDVKFPGGKLPRIYNALKVQGTNRAGQEVSVTCEVQQLLGDQQVRAVAMSSTDGLVRGMEVQDTGAPISVPVGKATLGRIFNVLGEPVDNQGPVEATEFSPIHRAAPKLTELETKPSVFETGIKVVDLLTPYRRGGKIGLFGGAGVGKTVIMMELINNIATQHGGVSVFAGVGERTREGNDLYNEMKESGVINEENLKESKIALVYGQMNEPPGARMRVGLSGLTMAEYFRDTNKQDVLLFVDNIFRFVQAGSEVSALLGRMPSAVGYQPTLGTDVGDLQERITSTTEGSITSIQAVYVPADDLTDPAPATTFAHLDGTTVLSRGLAAKGIYPAVDPLGSTSTMLQPAIVGRDHYDTARAVQATLQRYKELQDIIAILGLDELSEEDRLTVARARKLERFLSQPFFVAEVFTGSPGKYVTLEDTIKGFKLILSGELDKYPEQAFYMVGDIDEAIAKGEKLLNS from the coding sequence ATGGTCACCACCACTGAAAAAACCAACGTCGGCTACATCACGCAAGTCATCGGCCCCGTGATCGACGTGAAGTTCCCCGGCGGTAAATTGCCCCGCATTTACAACGCCCTCAAAGTCCAGGGAACGAACCGCGCCGGTCAAGAAGTTTCTGTGACCTGCGAAGTGCAACAGTTGCTCGGCGACCAACAAGTCCGTGCTGTGGCAATGAGCAGCACCGATGGTCTCGTGCGCGGCATGGAAGTCCAAGACACCGGTGCACCGATCAGCGTTCCCGTGGGTAAAGCCACGCTCGGCCGCATTTTCAACGTTTTGGGCGAACCCGTTGATAACCAAGGGCCCGTCGAAGCCACTGAATTTTCTCCCATCCACCGGGCAGCCCCCAAGCTGACCGAACTGGAAACCAAGCCCTCCGTGTTCGAAACCGGGATCAAGGTCGTTGACCTGCTGACCCCCTACCGTCGCGGCGGCAAAATCGGTCTGTTCGGCGGCGCTGGCGTGGGCAAGACCGTGATCATGATGGAATTGATCAACAACATTGCCACCCAGCACGGTGGGGTGTCGGTGTTTGCCGGTGTGGGCGAACGAACCCGCGAAGGGAACGACCTCTACAACGAAATGAAGGAGTCGGGCGTAATCAACGAGGAGAACCTGAAGGAGTCCAAGATTGCGCTGGTTTACGGCCAAATGAACGAGCCGCCGGGAGCACGGATGCGTGTTGGTCTGTCGGGTCTGACCATGGCTGAATACTTCCGCGACACCAACAAGCAAGACGTGCTGTTGTTTGTGGACAACATCTTCCGCTTTGTGCAAGCTGGTTCGGAAGTGTCGGCGCTGCTGGGTCGGATGCCCTCCGCCGTGGGTTACCAGCCCACCCTGGGTACGGATGTGGGTGACCTGCAAGAGCGGATTACCTCGACCACCGAAGGCTCGATCACCTCGATTCAAGCTGTCTACGTGCCCGCAGATGACTTGACCGACCCCGCTCCGGCAACCACCTTTGCTCACTTGGACGGTACTACCGTATTGTCCCGGGGCTTGGCCGCTAAGGGAATCTACCCGGCTGTGGATCCGTTGGGTTCGACCTCGACGATGCTGCAACCGGCGATTGTGGGTCGCGATCACTACGACACGGCTCGGGCAGTGCAAGCTACCCTGCAACGCTACAAGGAACTGCAAGACATCATCGCCATTTTGGGTCTGGATGAATTGTCTGAAGAAGACCGCTTGACGGTGGCCCGCGCCCGGAAGCTGGAGCGTTTCCTGTCGCAGCCGTTCTTTGTGGCGGAAGTGTTTACCGGCTCGCCTGGTAAGTACGTGACCCTGGAAGACACGATCAAGGGCTTCAAGCTGATCCTGTCGGGTGAGCTGGATAAGTATCCTGAGCAAGCCTTCTATATGGTTGGCGACATCGATGAAGCGATCGCCAAGGGCGAAAAGCTGCTGAATAGCTAG
- a CDS encoding phosphomannose isomerase type II C-terminal cupin domain — protein sequence MAATKTQTPETENGVAPKNGLSTNQTEARPWGSFTVLEEGRGYKIKRIEVGPGHRLSLQMHHHRSEHWIVVSGTARVVCGDNEIMLTPNQSTYVPQCTAHRLENPGTIPLVLIEVQNGEYLGEDDIVRFQDDYARTPAAK from the coding sequence GTGGCTGCAACAAAAACTCAAACTCCCGAGACCGAGAACGGTGTTGCTCCGAAAAACGGACTCAGCACGAACCAAACCGAAGCACGGCCCTGGGGATCTTTTACGGTGTTGGAAGAGGGACGCGGCTACAAAATCAAGCGCATTGAGGTGGGGCCCGGCCATCGCTTGAGCTTGCAGATGCATCACCATCGCAGCGAGCATTGGATCGTTGTCTCAGGCACGGCGCGTGTGGTTTGTGGCGATAACGAAATCATGCTCACGCCCAATCAATCCACCTACGTTCCCCAATGCACTGCCCACCGGCTGGAGAACCCCGGCACTATTCCCCTGGTGTTGATTGAAGTGCAGAATGGGGAGTATTTGGGCGAAGACGATATCGTTCGTTTTCAGGATGACTACGCCCGCACCCCTGCTGCTAAGTAG
- a CDS encoding iron-sulfur cluster assembly accessory protein — translation MLVLSAAAQAEVQRLAQQWGLEQGWFRLEVRSGGCRSLTYVLQFHPPSQTIGPDEQALEGDGWRAIVRDHDLPYLRGLTIDYSEDLVGGNFRFQNPNARNNCSCGHSFDHGES, via the coding sequence ATGTTGGTTCTGTCTGCTGCGGCCCAAGCTGAAGTTCAACGTCTTGCTCAACAATGGGGACTGGAGCAAGGCTGGTTTCGGCTGGAGGTGCGATCGGGAGGATGTCGCTCCTTAACCTATGTCTTGCAGTTCCACCCACCGAGCCAGACGATCGGCCCTGATGAACAGGCTCTGGAAGGAGATGGTTGGCGGGCGATCGTGCGCGATCATGATTTGCCCTACCTGCGGGGCTTGACGATCGACTATTCCGAAGATCTGGTGGGTGGTAATTTCCGGTTTCAAAATCCCAATGCTCGCAACAATTGCAGTTGTGGGCACTCCTTTGACCATGGCGAATCGTAG
- the rpsL gene encoding 30S ribosomal protein S12 — protein MPTIQQLIRSERAKAKSKTKSPALKSCPQRRGVCTRVYTTTPKKPNSALRKVARVRLTSGFEVTAYIPGIGHNLQEHSVVMIRGGRVKDLPGVRYHIIRGTLDTAGVKDRKQGRSKYGAKRPKPQK, from the coding sequence ATGCCCACGATTCAGCAACTCATCCGATCTGAGCGCGCCAAAGCTAAGAGCAAAACCAAATCGCCAGCGCTCAAAAGCTGTCCTCAGCGCCGCGGCGTTTGCACGCGCGTGTACACCACCACACCCAAAAAGCCCAACTCTGCCCTGCGTAAGGTGGCACGTGTTCGCCTAACCTCCGGCTTTGAAGTGACAGCCTACATTCCGGGCATTGGGCACAATCTGCAAGAACACTCAGTGGTCATGATTCGCGGTGGTCGGGTAAAAGACCTGCCCGGCGTGCGCTACCACATCATTCGCGGAACCCTTGACACTGCCGGCGTTAAAGATCGTAAGCAAGGGCGATCCAAGTACGGTGCGAAGCGCCCGAAGCCCCAAAAATAA
- the rpsG gene encoding 30S ribosomal protein S7 — translation MSRRTTVNKRPVPPDPVYNSRLVSMTVRRIMKSGKKSVASRIVYDAFKLIQERTGSEPLDVFERAVKNATPLVEVKARRVGGATYQVPMEVRSDRGIALALRWLIQFARQRGGRSMVSRFANEVMDAANETGSAIRKREETHRMAEANKAFAHYRY, via the coding sequence ATGTCTCGTCGCACAACTGTCAACAAACGCCCTGTTCCCCCTGACCCTGTTTACAACAGCCGCCTGGTCAGCATGACCGTTCGCCGGATCATGAAATCCGGTAAGAAGTCGGTTGCTTCCCGGATTGTTTACGATGCCTTCAAGCTGATCCAAGAGCGCACTGGCTCGGAACCGCTTGATGTTTTCGAGCGGGCCGTGAAGAACGCAACGCCCCTGGTGGAAGTGAAAGCCCGCCGGGTGGGTGGTGCGACTTACCAAGTGCCCATGGAAGTGCGGAGCGATCGGGGCATTGCCCTGGCCCTGCGCTGGTTGATCCAATTTGCTCGCCAACGCGGCGGCCGCAGCATGGTGAGCCGCTTTGCGAATGAAGTGATGGATGCGGCCAACGAAACGGGTAGCGCAATCCGGAAGCGCGAAGAAACGCACCGGATGGCGGAAGCGAACAAGGCCTTTGCTCACTATCGCTACTAG